The genomic region TCGCCGCGCGCCTGCTCGCGATCGACGCGGCCCCCGTCGTCGCGATCTCCTCCCCGAACCGGCTCGAACTCCCGGTGGCGTTGCTCGGGGCGCTGCGTGCCGGCGCGGAGATCCTTCCGCTGGCGCCGGACCTCCCGGTAGCCCAGATCGCCGACCTCCTCGGGAGAACGCACACCTCGATCTCCATCGGAGGGCCCGAGGTGCTCACGGCCGCAGCGGCTGCCGGCTGCAGGAAGGGGATCGCGCTCGATCGCCTGCTCGCCGAGGCGCCCGAGACCGGCGAGCCGCCGCCGGCCCCCGGCGGTGCACTCCTCCTCACGACCTCGGGAACGACCGGCACACCGAAGATCGTTCGGCGGCGACTCGCGGCACTCGATGCCGTGGCAACCTCGTGCGCTCGAGCGATCGGCGTCTGCGCGGATGATCGGCTGCTGCTAACGATCCCGCTCCACCACTCCTACGGCATCGATCAGGGCTTGCTGACCGCGGTCTTCGCCGGCTGCACGGTCGAGCTCCGCGACGGTTTCGAGCTCTCGAGCGTCCGCGCTGCCTTGCAGGACGGGGTCACCGTCCTGCCGGCGGTGCCCTTCCTGTTCGACGTCCTCGTCCGCTCGGAGGGCGCCTCGACGTGGCCGGGCAGGAGTCTCCGGCTGGCGATCTCGGCGGGAGGCCCCCTTCCCCGTTCCGTCTTCGACGAGTTCCTGGCCGTGAGCGGCGTCGCGATCGGTCAGCTCTACGGTGCCACCGAGTTCGGCTCGATCACCTGGTCGGATCCTGCGCGCGCCGGCTTCGCTCCCCAGAGCGTGGGCACCCCCTTGCCGGGCGTGCAGATCCGTGTGCTCGCCGAGGACGACACGCTGGCGGAGCGGCCGCTCCCGGTCGGATGCGAGGGACGTGTCGCGATCGCGTCTCCATCGCTCTTCGCCGGGTATCTGGACGGGTCGACCCTCCACCCTGGTTCCTTCTACCGGACCGCCGATCTCGGGCGTTTCGACGCGTCGGGCAATCTCGAGATCACGGGTCGGATCTCGCTCCTGATCGACGTGGGAGGCCGCAAGGTGAACCCGATCGAGATCGAAGCGCTGCTCGAGGCCCATCCGGACGTGTCGGCCGCGGTAGTCGTCCCGATTCCCTACTCGCGCACGGTCTCACGCCTGAAGGCCTTCGTCGTCCCCTCGGGCCGAAGCGAGATCCGCAGCAGCGAGCTTCGTGCCTACCTCGAAGAACGGGTGCCCAGCTACAAGATCCCACGCGTCTTCGAGGTTCGTGACGCATTGCCACGCTCGCCGACCGGCAAGTTGCTGCGAAGAGCGCTCACCGAGGAGCGGATGTACGCCGCGGGGCGCGCTTCGAGCGCCGACGGATGAGCCAGATGCGCAGTGCGTCTCCTTGCCGGCTCGTCGACGTCGGTGTCGTTTGCGCACTCGGAAGCGGCATCCGGCAGATCTGGCCTCGCCTCGCGGCGGGTGACGGTTCCGGCCTGGTCGAGCGCGATCTCGGGGCCGGACCACGGCTCTTCGGGGTCGTCTCCGCGCCGCTGCCTCCGATCGAGGCCGGCCTCGGGGAGCTCGATTGCCGCAACAACCGGATCGCGCTGCTCGTCTTGCGCCAGATCGACGAGCAGATCGCGAGCGCTCGCCGGCGTTTCGGCGCCGATCGCCTCGCCGTGGTCGTCGGGACGAGCACCTCTGGCCTCTCCGACGCGGAGCAGGCCTTCGCGGCGAGGAGGGAATCAGGAGCCCTACCCGAGCACTTCGCACTCGGCCAGCTCGAGCAAGGGGGGCTCGCCGACTTCGTCGCGCGCACGACCGGAGCCCGTGGTCATGCCTACACCCTCTCGACGGCCTGCTCGTCGGGCGCGAAGGCCATGGCGGCCGCTCGGTCCCTGCTTGCCCTCGACGCCTGCGATGCCGTGATCACGGGTGGTGTCGACTCCCTCTGTCGCCTCACGGCCCAGGGTTTCGCGGCCCTGCAGGCGATCGCGCGGGGCCGCAGCAACCCGATGAGCAGGAACCGGGACGGACTGAATCTCGGCGAGGGAGGAGCGCTATTCCTGATGACGCGCGACGCGGGCGGCATCCAGCTCCTCGGATCGGGAGAGTCGAGCGACGCTCATCACATGTCGGCCCCCGAGCCCGGCGGATCAGGGATGGCAGCGTGCATGCGCAGCGCCCTCGAGGACGCTGGACTCGCGCCGGAGCAGATCGGCTACCTCAACCTGCACGGCACCGGGACTCCCCACAACGACGCCTCCGAGGCGAGGGCCGTCGCGGAGGTGCTCGGACTCGGCGTCCCGTGCAGCTCGACCAAGCCGCTGGTGGGCCATGCGCTCGGCGCCTCGGGCGCGCTCGAGGCGGCGTTCTGCTGGATGATGCTCGCCCATGGCGACGTGGCAGGCTCGCCGATCCCGCCGCATCGATGGGACGGGGCGGCCGACCTGGAGCTGCCGCAGATCGCCCTCGCGCGCGAGCACGACCGGGTGGCCGGGCCCGCGGTCGTCATGTCCAACTCGTTCGGCTTCGGCGGCTCGAACAGCAGCCTCGTGCTCGGCGGAGACGAGACAGCGTGCGAGCGGCCCTGAACCGCTGGTGCGCATGGGCGCCGGGGATCGAGGCGGAAGCCGACTGGCTTCGCTGGGCGGCGGCGCCGGCGGAACTGACCGGGCGGGGCACTCCCGACCTGTCGTTCGTCCCTGCGCTCCAGCGGCGTCGCCTCGACCCCCTGGCTCGCTCGATGCTGCACGTTGCCGCGCGGTGTGCCGGTGACGCCCTGGCGTCACTCCCGAGCGTCTTCGCGTCCCGCCATGGCCCGATCGACACCACCGTGGCCCTGCTCGTCGATCTAGCCGTGGGCACAGCCCTCTCTCCGACCCGGTTCAGCCACTCGGTTCACAACACGCAACACGGTCTCTTCTCGATCTGGGCTCGCAACACCGAGCCGGCATGCACCGTCTCGGCACGCTCCGAGACCTTCGTCAGCGGGTTCGTGGAGGCCCTCGCACTGGCGCATCGGGCACGAGCGGACCGGGTCCTGCTGGTCGTCGGGGACATCGCGCTGCCGGAGCCCTTCGACGGTTGGCAGGAGGAGCCCCACGGGGGATACGCCCTCGCATTGCTCCTGGAGCCCGATGGCGCAGGACCGGCTGTCTCGCTGTCGGCAACGGAGGCACCCTCTCGACCGTGCGGATGGCCCCCAGCGCTCGAGTTCCTGCGCTGGTGGATCCGCGAGGAGCCGTCGCTCCGTATCGCCGGGACTCGCCGATCGTGGGAGTGGACGCGTGAAGACGCAGGCTGAGTTCCGACGTCGACGGATGCGGGGGTGGACCCCCGACACGAGGTTCGGCGAGTGGTTCCAACGCACGGACGTCTGGCGGCGATATGTCCTGGCCGTCGCGCTCGACGAGCTGCAGGCCATGCAGGGATCGGCGCCGCGCTTCGGGCGGCTCCTCGACGCCGGCTGTGGCGCAGGCCTGGGATTCGCAGAGATCACGCAGCGCTTCGAGCCCGACGAGATCGTGGGAGTCGATGTGGATCCACAGCAGGTCAGGCGCGCGATGGTGACGGCGCGCGAGAGCGCGATTCCCGTCCGTCTCGTACGCGCGGAGCTCTCCCGGATGCCCGTGCAGAGTCGATGCTTCGACGTGGTTCTCTGTCACCAGACGCTCCATCACGTCACGAATGCTTCTGGTGTACTTGCCGAGTTCTTCCGTCTGCTGCGGCCGGGCGGCCTGCTGCTCCTGGCGGAATCCTGCCGGCCCTTCCTGGAATCGATTCCGGTCCGGGTTCTGTTCCGACATCCCGCACAGGGCCTCCGGAAGGCCGGCGCCCATCTCGATCTCCTGCGATCCACGGGCTTCGAAGTGCTGCGAACGGCCACTCCGCGTCCCTTCTGGTCGGAGCCGGTGGTCAGCCTGCGGACCACGCTGGGTTTCTCAAGGAAGGCACTCCGGGAGCCGAAGGAGTTGCTCGTGGTCGCCCGCCGCCCGTTCGTGTCGCCGAACGAATAGGCTTGGAGCCCCTAGGCCTCGGGCGTATCATCCGGCGCTGGAGTGAGCCCATGAGCATCTCGGCCGGACATCGTTCCCAGTGGGTGCTGCGGGTGCCGTGCTCGTCGACCCTCGTCGTCCTGCTGATCACGCTCGGCTGCGCATCCTCTCCGAACACGCCCACACCAGACACGCTCGAGTC from Deltaproteobacteria bacterium harbors:
- a CDS encoding class I adenylate-forming enzyme family protein; protein product: MSDPSRQSAILDALSGHAQCRPDAVAYRESSGRSLTWRDLRRAVTGFAARLLAIDAAPVVAISSPNRLELPVALLGALRAGAEILPLAPDLPVAQIADLLGRTHTSISIGGPEVLTAAAAAGCRKGIALDRLLAEAPETGEPPPAPGGALLLTTSGTTGTPKIVRRRLAALDAVATSCARAIGVCADDRLLLTIPLHHSYGIDQGLLTAVFAGCTVELRDGFELSSVRAALQDGVTVLPAVPFLFDVLVRSEGASTWPGRSLRLAISAGGPLPRSVFDEFLAVSGVAIGQLYGATEFGSITWSDPARAGFAPQSVGTPLPGVQIRVLAEDDTLAERPLPVGCEGRVAIASPSLFAGYLDGSTLHPGSFYRTADLGRFDASGNLEITGRISLLIDVGGRKVNPIEIEALLEAHPDVSAAVVVPIPYSRTVSRLKAFVVPSGRSEIRSSELRAYLEERVPSYKIPRVFEVRDALPRSPTGKLLRRALTEERMYAAGRASSADG
- a CDS encoding beta-ketoacyl-ACP synthase, producing the protein MSQMRSASPCRLVDVGVVCALGSGIRQIWPRLAAGDGSGLVERDLGAGPRLFGVVSAPLPPIEAGLGELDCRNNRIALLVLRQIDEQIASARRRFGADRLAVVVGTSTSGLSDAEQAFAARRESGALPEHFALGQLEQGGLADFVARTTGARGHAYTLSTACSSGAKAMAAARSLLALDACDAVITGGVDSLCRLTAQGFAALQAIARGRSNPMSRNRDGLNLGEGGALFLMTRDAGGIQLLGSGESSDAHHMSAPEPGGSGMAACMRSALEDAGLAPEQIGYLNLHGTGTPHNDASEARAVAEVLGLGVPCSSTKPLVGHALGASGALEAAFCWMMLAHGDVAGSPIPPHRWDGAADLELPQIALAREHDRVAGPAVVMSNSFGFGGSNSSLVLGGDETACERP
- a CDS encoding beta-ketoacyl synthase chain length factor, encoding MRAALNRWCAWAPGIEAEADWLRWAAAPAELTGRGTPDLSFVPALQRRRLDPLARSMLHVAARCAGDALASLPSVFASRHGPIDTTVALLVDLAVGTALSPTRFSHSVHNTQHGLFSIWARNTEPACTVSARSETFVSGFVEALALAHRARADRVLLVVGDIALPEPFDGWQEEPHGGYALALLLEPDGAGPAVSLSATEAPSRPCGWPPALEFLRWWIREEPSLRIAGTRRSWEWTREDAG
- a CDS encoding class I SAM-dependent methyltransferase, encoding MKTQAEFRRRRMRGWTPDTRFGEWFQRTDVWRRYVLAVALDELQAMQGSAPRFGRLLDAGCGAGLGFAEITQRFEPDEIVGVDVDPQQVRRAMVTARESAIPVRLVRAELSRMPVQSRCFDVVLCHQTLHHVTNASGVLAEFFRLLRPGGLLLLAESCRPFLESIPVRVLFRHPAQGLRKAGAHLDLLRSTGFEVLRTATPRPFWSEPVVSLRTTLGFSRKALREPKELLVVARRPFVSPNE